Proteins from one Salvelinus alpinus chromosome 34, SLU_Salpinus.1, whole genome shotgun sequence genomic window:
- the LOC139563403 gene encoding phosphofurin acidic cluster sorting protein 2-like isoform X3, whose translation MAEVMQQPTEGGQVLSLCSNQKETLGKVADIWIFSLSSQPIDYEEAALQEGTKIKCSDNYSEEEYESFSSEQEASDDAVQGQDLEDDEYDVRKPKKQRRSIVRTASITRQQNFKQRVVALLKRFRVSDEVLDSEQDPAEPPPEVEEDLDLESLEFENPSDSGPELDDDDSVLSTPKPKLKPYFEGLSLSSSQTEIGIHTSPMEPDQTKSSGATFQMDSVSEKGSFQEEQPEAVTPTTELEMDNMDTFLEKLPPTGKMKKTESLIIPSNRWQEPKLAGRRGRSTSLKERQPNRPQNERANSLDNERSLDTHCHLQIPRKTVYDQLNHILVSDHQLPDSIILINTSDWQGQYLSGVLQSHHLPVVCTCTTADIQAAFNTIVSRIQRFCNCNSQTPIPIKIAVAGAQHYLGAVLRLFVDHLSYKTPDWLGYMRFLIIPLGSHPVSKYLGTIDYRYNSLFQDTAWRDLFHKPEAPVIVQESPDVVSRVTQYIVGANGVHQLPIAEAMLTYKQKSPDEDSCQKFIPFIGMVKVGLVEQSSATSGDSDDAAPMATALLSSNPPQVSPALKEATPTPPSSPSVNTSFSSYSSPQGELMGLQVDYWVAPSPADRKRDVEKRDSSSSKNTLKCTFRSLQVSRLPQAGAQPQPAMSMTVVTKEKNKKVIFLPKKTKDKDVESKSQVIDGISRLICTAKHQQTMLRVLIDGVEWNDVKFFQLAAQWSSHVKHFPIGIFGHSKGPY comes from the exons GTGATGCAGCAGCCTACGGAGGGGGGCCAGGTTCTGTCTCTGTGCAGTAACCAGAAGGAGACGCTGGGTAAAGTAGCTGATATCTGGATCTTCTCTCTGTCCAGTCAGCCCATAGACTATGAGGAGGCCGCTCTGCAGGAGGGAACCAAGATCAAATGCTCAG ATAACTACTCGGAGGAGGAGTATGAGAGTTTCTCTTCAGAGCAGGAGGCCAGTGATGACGCTGTTCAGGGTCAG GACCTGGAGGATGATGAGTATGATGTGAGGAAGCCTAAGAAGCAGAGGAGGTCCATCGTAAGAACTGCTTCAATCACCAGG CAGCAGAACTTTAAACAGAGAGTTGTGGCCCTGCTGAAGAGGTTTAGAGTCTCAGACGAG GTGTTGGACTCGGAGCAGGACCCGGCTGAGCCCCCTCCAGAGGTAGAGGAGGATCTGGACCTAGAGAGTCTGGAGTTTGAGAACCCCAGTGACAGTGGACCAGAACTAGACGATGACGACAGTGTCCTCAGCACCCCGAAACCTAAACTCAA GCCATATTTCGAGGGCCTTTCTCTCTCCAGTTCTCAGACAGAGATCGGCATCCACACCAGCCCG atGGAACCGGACCAGACTAAGAGCAGCGGAGCCACGTTCCAGATGGACAGTGTCTCAGAGAAGGGCTCATTT caggaggagcaaccagAGGCAGTGACCCCCACGACAGAGCTGGAGATGGACAACATGGACACCTTCCTGGAGAAGCTGCCCCCTACTGGCAAGATGAAGAAGACCGAGTCCCTCATCATCCCTTCCAACAGATG GCAGGAACCTAAGTTggcggggaggagagggaggagtacaTCCCTAAAGGAGCGCCAGCCCAACAGACCACAGAACGAGAGAGCCAACAGCCTGGATAACGAACGCTCCCTCGACACACACTGCCATCTACAG ATCCCCAGGAAGACCGTGTATGACCAGCTCAACCACATCCTGGTGTCTGATCACCAGCTACCTGACAGCATCATCCTCATCAACACatctgattggcagggccag TATCTGTCAGGTGTTCTCCAGAGCCACCACCTCCCGGTGGTGTGTACCTGTACTACAGCAGACATCCAGGCCGCCTTCAACACCATCGTCTCACGCATTCAGAGATT CTGTAACTGTAACAGCCAGACGCCCATCCCCATAAAGATAGCTGTGGCTGGGGCCCAACACTACCTCGGTGCAGTCCTCAGACTGTTTGTAGACCACCTCTCTTACAAGACCCCTGATTGGCTGGGCTACATGAGGTTCCTGATCATACCACTAG GATCTCACCCGGTCTCCAAGTACCTGGGTACCATCGACTATCGATACAACAGTTTATTCCAGGATACAGCGTGGAGGGACCTCTTTCACAAGCCAGAAGCTCCAGTCATAG TGCAGGAGAGTCCAGATGTGGTTTCCAGGGTAACCCAGTATATTGTCGGGGCCAACGGAGTTCACCAGCTCCCCATCGCTGAGGCCATGCTCACATACAAACAGAAGAG CCCAGACGAGGACTCTTGTCAGAAGTTTATCCCCTTTATCGGG ATGGTGAAAGTTGGACTGGTGGAACAGTCATCAGCAACTTCAG GTGACTCGGACGATGCAGCTCCCATGGCgacagccctcctctcctccaaccctcctcagGTGTCCCCCGCCCTGAAGGAAGCCAcgcccacccctccctcctccccctctgtcaaCACAAGCTTCAGCTCATACAG TTCTCCTCAGGGGGAGCTGATGGGACTACAGGTGGACTACTGGGTGGCTCCGTCCCCGGCTGACAGGAAGAGAGACGTGGAGAAAAGGGACTCGTCTTCCTCTAAGAACACTCTGAAGTGTACGTTCCGCTCGCTGCAGGTCAGCAGGCTCCCCCAGGCCGGGGCCCAGCCACAGCCCGCCATGTCCATGACTGTGGTCACGAAGGAGAAGAACAAGAAGG taATATTCCTGCCAAAGAAGACTAAAGACAAGGATGTGGAGTCTAAGAGCCAGGTGATCGATGGCATCAGTCGACTGATCTGCACTGCCAAGCACCAGCAGACCATGCTGAGGG TGCTGATTGACGGCGTGGAGTGGAATGACGTCAAGTTTTTCCAGTTGGCGGCACAGTGGTCGTCACACGTCAAACATTTCCCCATCGGGATCTTTGGACACAGTAAAGGGCCTTACTAA